One genomic segment of Desulfosporosinus sp. Sb-LF includes these proteins:
- a CDS encoding TetR/AcrR family transcriptional regulator, protein MYNKYLKRREMIIIDAVDLLDELGIKGLTTKELARREGITEPAIYKQFDSKQDIILTVLERFASFDEVIQNTILEQKMPCREALAYYVGSYASYYHSYPQITTILFSLDVFQYELSSRQKMRNIIDNRYNFMAKLLEQGLKTGELICTMAAEELTELVMGILWGITWRWKMTDTGEDLKAKILSALNKVLEQK, encoded by the coding sequence ATGTACAACAAATATTTAAAGCGCAGAGAAATGATTATTATCGATGCAGTGGACTTATTAGACGAACTAGGGATTAAGGGTCTGACAACAAAAGAATTAGCCCGGCGAGAAGGAATCACTGAACCCGCTATCTATAAACAGTTTGACAGCAAGCAGGACATCATCTTGACCGTTTTGGAGCGTTTCGCATCCTTTGACGAGGTGATTCAGAATACGATCCTTGAACAAAAGATGCCCTGCCGAGAGGCTCTAGCCTATTATGTGGGGTCTTATGCTTCCTATTATCATAGCTATCCTCAGATTACAACTATATTGTTTTCGTTGGATGTATTTCAATATGAGTTGTCAAGTAGACAGAAAATGCGGAATATAATAGACAATCGTTATAATTTTATGGCCAAGCTACTCGAACAAGGTCTGAAGACGGGAGAACTAATTTGCACAATGGCAGCGGAAGAGTTGACAGAACTGGTAATGGGCATTTTGTGGGGTATAACCTGGCGTTGGAAAATGACGGATACTGGAGAGGACCTGAAGGCCAAGATACTCAGTGCCTTAAATAAAGTGTTAGAACAAAAATAG
- a CDS encoding ATP-binding protein — MFRELRLKLTLINVMVMALLLLLFVIGTYFLMQIQIFNQSQQLMQIVSNEAGSGSVIETREHNRNIVKYFYLKTDETGKILESSSDLPLTLDLMAPLAYKTINSRNSKGEVGFHDQDYTYLRVPLKQTPGFILTFVNLHQDREILGLLLSSLSIGGLICLVLAYYGSRFMANRAMTPIQKSWQRQQDFVADASHELRTPLSVVQVNLELVKGNSEETVYSQSKWLDYSLLETKRMTKLVEDLLFLARADSQQQTLEIKSFPLHTVLNEVVDSFRPLAETHGILLEYSQSSEGTCLGDENRIKQLMIILLDNAIKYTPSEGKITLGLRTWGTTSEITVSDNGEGIAPEHVTKIFERFYRIDKARSQEKEGTGLGLAIADWIVKSHHGRINVSSSPGKGTTFVISLPR, encoded by the coding sequence ATGTTCCGGGAATTGAGACTTAAATTAACTTTGATCAATGTTATGGTTATGGCCCTTCTTCTATTACTCTTTGTGATCGGCACCTACTTTCTCATGCAAATACAAATATTTAACCAATCTCAACAACTAATGCAAATCGTCTCGAACGAAGCAGGCTCTGGTTCAGTCATCGAAACTCGGGAGCATAACCGGAATATCGTTAAATACTTCTATCTAAAAACTGATGAAACCGGAAAAATCCTAGAAAGTTCCTCAGATCTACCACTCACCCTCGATCTTATGGCTCCTTTAGCTTACAAAACAATCAACAGTCGAAATTCTAAAGGAGAAGTTGGCTTCCATGATCAAGATTACACATACCTAAGGGTCCCTCTCAAACAAACTCCCGGATTCATCCTTACCTTTGTTAACCTTCATCAGGATAGGGAGATACTCGGTTTACTATTAAGTTCGCTTTCGATTGGAGGTTTGATCTGCTTAGTACTCGCTTATTATGGCAGTCGATTTATGGCGAACCGAGCCATGACCCCCATCCAAAAATCCTGGCAACGCCAGCAAGACTTCGTTGCCGATGCTTCTCACGAACTCAGAACCCCGCTGTCGGTCGTTCAGGTCAATTTAGAGCTTGTAAAAGGCAACTCTGAAGAGACCGTGTACAGTCAATCCAAGTGGTTGGATTATAGTCTGCTCGAAACAAAGCGCATGACCAAATTAGTGGAAGACCTTCTGTTTCTTGCTCGTGCTGATTCTCAACAACAGACATTAGAAATAAAATCATTTCCCCTCCATACCGTTCTCAACGAAGTTGTCGATTCCTTCAGACCCCTTGCTGAGACCCACGGAATTCTCCTCGAATATTCCCAGTCTTCAGAGGGAACGTGTTTGGGGGACGAAAATAGGATTAAACAGCTCATGATTATTCTTCTAGATAATGCAATTAAATACACACCCTCGGAGGGGAAGATTACTCTGGGCTTGCGAACCTGGGGAACTACCTCAGAAATCACAGTGTCCGATAACGGCGAGGGCATCGCACCCGAACACGTGACTAAAATCTTCGAACGCTTTTACCGAATCGATAAAGCACGTTCCCAAGAAAAAGAAGGCACGGGATTGGGCCTGGCCATTGCCGACTGGATCGTCAAAAGCCACCATGGTAGAATTAATGTCTCCAGTTCGCCAGGAAAAGGGACAACCTTTGTGATCAGTTTGCCGAGATAA
- a CDS encoding ATP-binding protein, whose amino-acid sequence MSEQRLYQILIVDDNVNNRFTLKTLIQQYLQAEVIEADSGAEALKVLLAITVDLIILDIQMEGMDGFETAELIKRRRKTRDIPIIFLTATYVTDEFRRRGFQIGATDYLTKPVDDYLLLNRINVYLKLIEKERMLNQNLEELVRARTKELLEAKEAAEAANRAKSVFLANMSHEIRTPMNGILGMLQLLEMTELNEEQQDDLHTIKTASLTLLDIINNILDISRIEAGRAELDNGVFCIRDICMEVVDFFRKSTEGNRIDIKIDLNEALPSAVYGDALRLKQILNNLMGNAVKFTTEGEICLRVEVDELAEEEKRALIRFSVVDTGIGIAQDQQAEIFKRFTQGDASITRKYGGTGLGLTITQRLVEMMHGKITVTSEVGVGSTFVCVLPFSFHYA is encoded by the coding sequence ATGTCAGAACAAAGGCTTTATCAAATTCTTATCGTGGATGACAATGTTAATAATCGGTTTACTTTAAAGACGTTAATTCAGCAATACCTCCAAGCCGAAGTGATCGAAGCAGATTCGGGCGCAGAGGCTCTAAAGGTTCTTTTGGCAATCACAGTGGACCTAATAATCTTGGATATTCAAATGGAGGGTATGGATGGCTTTGAAACGGCCGAGCTGATTAAAAGGCGCCGGAAAACACGGGATATTCCGATCATTTTCCTAACGGCCACATATGTCACAGACGAATTTAGAAGACGAGGTTTTCAGATAGGCGCGACAGATTATCTGACCAAGCCGGTTGACGATTATCTTTTGTTAAATCGGATCAATGTCTATTTGAAACTGATTGAAAAAGAACGGATGCTAAACCAGAATCTGGAGGAACTCGTGCGCGCCAGGACGAAAGAACTGCTAGAAGCCAAGGAGGCGGCTGAAGCTGCAAATCGTGCTAAAAGCGTTTTTTTAGCCAATATGAGCCATGAAATAAGGACGCCGATGAACGGCATCCTTGGAATGTTACAGCTCTTAGAAATGACGGAACTGAATGAAGAGCAGCAGGACGATCTTCATACCATCAAAACGGCATCCCTGACGCTCCTGGATATCATCAATAATATTCTGGATATCTCACGGATCGAAGCCGGTAGAGCGGAGTTGGACAATGGTGTTTTCTGTATCAGGGACATCTGCATGGAAGTGGTGGACTTCTTTCGCAAAAGTACAGAGGGCAACAGAATCGACATCAAAATTGACCTGAATGAGGCTCTGCCATCGGCAGTATACGGGGATGCTTTGCGCCTCAAGCAAATTCTCAATAACCTCATGGGGAACGCGGTAAAATTCACAACCGAGGGAGAAATTTGTCTGAGGGTAGAGGTCGATGAGCTTGCAGAAGAGGAAAAAAGGGCTTTGATCCGGTTCTCGGTGGTGGATACCGGGATCGGGATTGCTCAAGATCAGCAGGCTGAGATTTTCAAACGGTTCACTCAAGGGGACGCTTCGATCACTAGAAAATATGGAGGTACTGGACTGGGGCTGACCATCACCCAGAGACTGGTGGAAATGATGCACGGGAAAATTACTGTGACTAGCGAAGTAGGCGTTGGGAGTACGTTTGTCTGTGTGCTTCCGTTTTCCTTCCATTACGCTTGA
- a CDS encoding Hpt domain-containing protein, giving the protein MSEESYLNREPMLEMFIFETLQLLEQLERILLNTEKSNNLSGEEVNQVFRIMHTIRGSSAMMMFKGISTLTHSLEELFYFFRDNKTQLIAFTRVCDLVLEAVDIIKREIAQIKEGTIPESGHEELSGEIKEYLISLRGSEGSAAEQKESLEIGLGERKVFYISSYVPPMERVERRYIIRIFFEDGCLMENIRAYTIIHNLKELCQELYYRPKDIIAENDSAEFINKNGFTIYLSSNTDEKVLREMIQEALFLKSYELTRVEGYEKDIRDLSHGLDLLVPNEEASVGNPAKVQSEKEYIEKSTRGLISVSINKLDRLMNLVGEIVIAESKVTRNPELAELGLDSFNEAFRQLQKLTGELQDVVTSIRTIPPG; this is encoded by the coding sequence ATGTCCGAGGAAAGTTACTTGAACAGGGAACCTATGCTGGAAATGTTTATTTTTGAAACGCTTCAGCTACTCGAACAGCTAGAAAGAATCCTTTTGAATACAGAGAAGAGTAATAATCTAAGTGGCGAAGAGGTTAATCAAGTTTTCCGGATAATGCATACCATCAGGGGTTCATCAGCTATGATGATGTTTAAGGGAATCTCCACTTTAACCCATTCCTTAGAAGAACTCTTTTATTTCTTTCGAGACAACAAAACTCAGCTCATCGCTTTCACACGAGTGTGCGATCTTGTTCTAGAAGCTGTGGACATCATTAAACGGGAAATCGCCCAGATCAAAGAAGGGACAATACCTGAAAGCGGGCATGAAGAACTCTCAGGGGAGATCAAAGAATATCTTATTTCTTTGCGGGGCTCTGAGGGCAGTGCAGCCGAGCAGAAAGAATCGCTGGAGATAGGTCTTGGGGAGCGAAAAGTCTTCTATATAAGTTCCTATGTACCCCCAATGGAAAGGGTTGAACGAAGGTATATTATTCGGATCTTCTTTGAAGATGGATGTTTGATGGAAAATATCCGAGCCTATACGATTATTCATAATCTAAAGGAATTGTGCCAGGAACTCTATTATCGTCCTAAGGATATCATCGCTGAAAATGACAGCGCTGAATTTATCAACAAAAACGGTTTTACCATTTATCTGTCGTCGAATACCGATGAAAAAGTGCTCCGGGAGATGATCCAGGAGGCCTTGTTCTTAAAGTCGTATGAGCTAACTCGTGTGGAAGGGTATGAAAAAGATATCCGAGATTTGTCGCATGGATTGGATTTGCTAGTGCCTAATGAAGAAGCAAGCGTAGGGAATCCAGCGAAGGTTCAGTCAGAAAAGGAATATATTGAAAAAAGTACTCGAGGTCTGATCAGTGTAAGTATAAACAAGCTTGATAGGCTGATGAATTTAGTCGGTGAGATTGTGATTGCCGAGTCGAAGGTGACTCGTAACCCGGAGTTGGCCGAATTGGGGTTGGACAGCTTTAACGAAGCGTTTCGTCAACTACAGAAGCTAACGGGTGAATTGCAGGATGTTGTTACATCCATCCGCACGATTCCGCCAGGCTAA
- a CDS encoding cache domain-containing protein: MFKKILIVVTVMVLMLSLAGCAKKPEAPKATQPQAGTAVTPEGHPAEVQAQPGDKASQAAVETKINDLLNKKYPGDWKVAGTTLSKGSYTENGNYKIVDDVEALFPGTMGVSIFVGEERISSSVKQGTERVLKGYATPPTVGEVMKSGTTTSTLSSGYLKVYIPFKASDKTVAVMTVSVPQQ; encoded by the coding sequence ATGTTTAAGAAGATTTTGATTGTAGTAACTGTCATGGTGTTAATGCTCTCTCTTGCGGGGTGTGCAAAGAAACCCGAAGCTCCAAAAGCTACTCAACCTCAAGCGGGTACAGCTGTTACGCCAGAAGGCCATCCAGCTGAAGTTCAGGCACAACCAGGAGACAAAGCAAGCCAAGCTGCTGTGGAAACCAAAATAAATGACTTGCTTAATAAAAAATACCCTGGCGACTGGAAAGTAGCAGGAACTACTTTGAGTAAGGGTTCTTATACCGAAAATGGAAATTATAAGATTGTAGATGACGTTGAAGCGTTGTTCCCTGGTACAATGGGGGTATCCATTTTCGTTGGGGAAGAAAGAATTTCCTCTAGTGTTAAGCAAGGCACAGAAAGAGTACTAAAGGGTTATGCTACCCCGCCGACGGTTGGGGAGGTTATGAAAAGTGGGACTACCACTAGTACCCTAAGCAGCGGGTATCTGAAGGTCTATATTCCGTTTAAGGCAAGCGATAAAACCGTGGCAGTGATGACGGTATCGGTACCCCAGCAGTAA
- a CDS encoding ATP-binding protein, translating to MLWDHTSIRQRLLGILAIQTLVFLIFGMIATNNVIRLNDLTRSIYEHPLVASNAAVQAHLEEVEIRLAMRKALQVDSLSLRVDLIVQINDHNTSIRRNLDLIRDNILDQDGLRLELETRILLDGWQPLQTEFIRLLDNGNLNEATKFLNNEISPCSLKLNSNLTRLNQIARAEADRQIAEANSTSGKVLHLLTMSLAIALGLSLALTFMVTRSIQQAIVSLKEVMASIVHSGHLQKAKVTGNHEFAEMKKDFNILIEMLENELWLRDGQSRLRVALAGNYNLNELGKIALQFVATYVGAGMGALYVYNPETQQLQLLSSFAPHNSTMLIQEHPLGEGIIGQVALQKTPILLRNITRDQAIIQTGTTSEPPLNTYTFPLLFNQQLYGVIELAAHELMDQNKQNFLNSSTAILAYYLLSSTQKDKTAHLLAQEQASNEKLHQQSIELEALNAELEQGQRQLEEHFKALDESNIELEEHVQALNQSNTELEEQQKIMELQAQELRANNAHLIGLQLTLQEKNLQLEMASQYKSEFLANMSHELRTPLNSIILLSQMLAQNKQQNLSKDDQKKASVIQAAGQELLQLINHILDLAKIESGRTELLIETMTTQQLISNCQDKFETLATEKGLSFILQDDLKMSFTTDCEKLNQILTNLLANAFKFTSKGKVTLKITASNTLDLPLKISISDTGIGISPDKQELIFEKFLQVDGSISRQYGGTGLGLSIVKDLVALLRGRITLHSAKHQGSTFTLLLPRFLETATQPGMSPLPPHPQPILITDNQTSLSPEDRPNFILRNASTFTPIRLDQDPDPILQGKRILLCDDDLKNVYTLSSLLEDLGLEVLEAYNGQEAIQKLEANPDVDLILMDIMMPVVDGVEAMRRICRDSRFRHIPIIVLTAKAMLGDKEQFIAAGAKGYVSKPIDYAVLTNLIKDWLKEEQ from the coding sequence ATGCTATGGGATCATACATCCATTAGGCAACGTCTTTTAGGAATTCTAGCGATTCAGACTTTAGTTTTTCTCATCTTTGGCATGATTGCTACCAATAATGTGATACGGTTGAATGACCTCACCCGCTCGATTTATGAGCACCCACTCGTTGCCTCCAATGCCGCCGTCCAGGCCCATCTTGAAGAGGTTGAAATCCGACTAGCCATGAGGAAGGCACTACAGGTAGACAGTCTTAGCCTCCGTGTAGACCTGATTGTGCAGATCAACGATCACAACACCTCTATCCGCCGTAATTTGGATCTAATCCGCGATAATATACTCGATCAGGACGGACTTCGACTAGAACTAGAAACCCGAATCTTACTAGACGGGTGGCAACCCCTGCAGACAGAATTCATCAGGCTTTTAGACAACGGCAACCTTAATGAAGCCACCAAGTTCCTTAACAACGAAATATCTCCGTGTTCTCTCAAATTGAATAGCAATCTAACCCGTCTTAACCAAATTGCCCGTGCTGAGGCTGACCGGCAGATCGCCGAAGCGAACTCAACTTCCGGCAAGGTTCTCCATCTTCTCACAATGTCTCTTGCGATAGCACTGGGACTTTCTCTGGCTTTGACGTTTATGGTTACCCGCAGCATCCAGCAAGCCATTGTTTCCCTTAAAGAGGTGATGGCTAGCATCGTCCACAGCGGACATCTGCAAAAGGCAAAGGTGACAGGCAACCATGAATTCGCGGAAATGAAAAAAGACTTTAACATTCTAATCGAAATGCTGGAGAATGAATTATGGCTACGGGACGGCCAGAGTCGCCTGCGAGTCGCTCTAGCCGGTAATTATAACTTGAACGAACTGGGTAAAATTGCGCTGCAGTTTGTGGCGACCTATGTTGGAGCTGGAATGGGAGCTCTTTACGTTTACAATCCGGAAACCCAACAGCTCCAACTCCTAAGTTCATTTGCCCCTCATAATAGCACAATGTTAATTCAAGAGCATCCGCTAGGCGAAGGGATTATCGGACAAGTCGCCCTGCAAAAGACGCCAATTCTTCTGCGAAATATTACTCGTGACCAAGCCATCATCCAAACAGGGACCACGAGTGAACCGCCCCTCAACACCTACACCTTTCCACTCCTCTTCAACCAGCAACTCTACGGTGTGATCGAACTTGCAGCGCATGAATTAATGGATCAGAACAAGCAAAATTTCTTGAACAGCTCGACGGCCATCCTTGCCTACTACCTTTTGTCCAGTACACAAAAAGACAAAACGGCCCATCTCCTAGCTCAAGAGCAAGCCAGCAATGAAAAGCTTCACCAGCAAAGCATTGAGTTGGAGGCTTTGAATGCAGAACTTGAGCAAGGGCAACGGCAGCTGGAAGAGCATTTCAAAGCTTTAGACGAATCAAATATTGAACTGGAAGAGCATGTCCAGGCTCTGAACCAATCCAATACTGAACTTGAAGAACAGCAAAAAATCATGGAGCTTCAAGCTCAGGAACTCCGTGCCAATAATGCTCATTTAATCGGGTTACAACTGACCTTGCAGGAAAAAAACCTCCAATTGGAGATGGCCAGCCAATACAAATCTGAATTTCTAGCCAATATGTCACATGAACTTCGCACTCCCTTGAATTCCATTATCCTTTTATCCCAGATGCTGGCTCAAAACAAGCAGCAAAACTTATCGAAAGACGATCAAAAAAAAGCAAGTGTTATTCAGGCTGCCGGTCAAGAGTTGCTTCAGCTTATCAATCATATCCTAGACCTAGCCAAAATCGAAAGTGGTCGAACAGAGCTGCTAATCGAAACGATGACAACCCAACAATTAATTTCTAATTGCCAAGACAAATTTGAAACGCTCGCCACGGAAAAGGGTCTATCCTTTATTCTCCAAGATGACTTAAAGATGTCCTTCACAACTGATTGCGAAAAACTTAATCAAATCCTCACCAATTTACTAGCCAATGCCTTCAAATTCACTTCTAAGGGGAAAGTCACGCTGAAAATCACAGCCAGCAACACCCTAGATCTACCTCTGAAAATTTCCATCAGTGATACAGGCATCGGGATTTCCCCCGATAAGCAGGAACTTATCTTCGAAAAATTCCTCCAGGTTGATGGATCCATCAGCCGACAGTACGGAGGAACTGGTTTAGGCCTCTCTATCGTCAAGGACCTAGTTGCCTTATTAAGGGGAAGAATTACCCTACATAGTGCAAAACACCAAGGTAGCACCTTCACTCTCCTGCTGCCAAGATTTCTCGAGACGGCAACCCAACCTGGAATGTCTCCACTACCACCTCATCCTCAACCCATACTCATCACGGATAACCAAACCAGCCTTAGTCCCGAGGATCGACCAAATTTTATCCTACGCAATGCCAGCACATTCACTCCTATACGACTTGACCAAGACCCAGATCCGATTCTTCAAGGGAAACGCATCCTACTTTGTGACGATGATCTTAAGAACGTCTACACCCTTTCCTCTCTTCTAGAAGATCTCGGCTTGGAGGTCCTAGAAGCTTACAACGGACAGGAAGCTATACAAAAACTTGAGGCTAACCCAGATGTGGATTTAATTCTAATGGACATCATGATGCCTGTAGTCGATGGTGTTGAAGCAATGCGGAGAATTTGCAGGGATTCTCGTTTCCGGCATATTCCAATTATCGTTCTAACAGCCAAGGCCATGCTTGGAGATAAAGAACAATTCATTGCCGCTGGGGCCAAAGGTTATGTTTCTAAGCCCATCGATTATGCGGTCTTGACGAACCTTATCAAAGACTGGCTGAAAGAAGAACAATAA
- a CDS encoding response regulator transcription factor, translated as MRLLLVEDEPRLSEALAYILKKNKYGVDTAFDGETGQAMAETGVYDLIILDRMLPRKEGVSLLKELRSQGITTPVLLLTAKDSIQDRIEGLDAGADDYLVKPFSTDELLARLRALGRRLNTQIQDEQLTVAGLILKPLHCELTKGSETVKLTLKESLLLELFMRNPRQVITKEQILDRVWGLDSEVEANNVEIYVHYLRKKLNSSEVRIETVRGIGYCLKEVPNVPGIET; from the coding sequence ATGCGTTTACTCTTAGTCGAAGATGAGCCAAGGCTCTCAGAGGCCTTAGCCTATATCTTAAAAAAGAACAAATACGGGGTTGATACCGCATTTGATGGGGAAACTGGACAAGCTATGGCAGAAACCGGAGTTTATGATTTAATCATCCTTGACAGAATGCTGCCCCGCAAAGAGGGAGTTTCTCTTTTAAAGGAACTCCGCAGCCAAGGGATCACTACCCCCGTCCTTCTCTTAACTGCTAAAGATTCCATTCAAGATCGGATCGAGGGTTTGGATGCTGGTGCTGACGATTACCTTGTAAAACCTTTTTCCACGGATGAACTTCTAGCTCGCTTGAGGGCTTTAGGACGAAGACTCAATACGCAAATTCAAGACGAACAACTGACGGTCGCTGGGCTTATTTTGAAACCCCTCCACTGTGAATTAACCAAAGGAAGCGAAACGGTCAAACTCACCTTGAAAGAATCTCTGCTTCTGGAGCTCTTTATGCGTAATCCCAGGCAGGTTATCACCAAGGAACAGATTTTAGACAGAGTGTGGGGACTAGACTCGGAAGTTGAGGCCAATAATGTAGAGATTTATGTACACTATCTGCGCAAAAAGCTAAATTCATCCGAGGTCAGGATCGAAACTGTGCGAGGAATTGGCTATTGCCTAAAGGAGGTGCCTAATGTTCCGGGAATTGAGACTTAA
- a CDS encoding response regulator has protein sequence MESTDKKVQKKTVLLAEDDPVCRKIITKILGEAGFQVHIAVTGVEVVSLFSQVKPDLILMDVRMPELDGLTAVRMIREIEKPSSRNVPVIAVTAYALKGDREICLEAGMDDYLTKPFDIGDLLAITRQWL, from the coding sequence TTGGAATCGACAGATAAGAAAGTTCAGAAAAAGACCGTTCTACTAGCTGAAGACGACCCAGTGTGTCGAAAGATCATAACTAAGATTTTAGGCGAGGCTGGTTTCCAGGTTCACATAGCGGTTACTGGAGTTGAGGTTGTCAGCTTGTTTTCTCAAGTCAAACCTGATCTAATCTTGATGGATGTGCGTATGCCGGAATTAGACGGATTAACAGCCGTTCGTATGATCCGGGAGATAGAAAAGCCTTCCTCAAGGAATGTCCCGGTAATTGCTGTAACAGCCTACGCGTTAAAGGGTGATAGGGAGATATGCTTGGAGGCAGGCATGGATGATTATCTCACGAAGCCCTTCGATATCGGAGATTTGTTGGCTATTACCAGGCAGTGGTTGTAA
- a CDS encoding GGDEF domain-containing phosphodiesterase, producing the protein MDSLAHEDHKWDIPQLFQELFLETNDILWFLDGCSGKLYLSRQFYVMNGYTQEQEQTIRLIEDFYPLIHPADRKQVAESVEKLVQRLTPKLAVEFRMINRLGKMRHILIKGHLTERIMDGDATSGSLFASGTLTEISELKQKASQLNRLTYFDSLTQMPNRSMFTYRTTVAVQQRLADSGTCAVVYMDLDNFQRINDLYGQYFGDDVLQAAGRTMTEFLGPELLVARPSGDEFLILFSEIEGKKALAERIEHLRQLMARPMMVQGREIQLACSTGVAIYPEDGHNAEELIKNADAALHQAKKEGKNRNAFYEVAIKTALIKRTQMERELHEALSRNELRLLYQPQLDLHSGQIIGVEALLRWDSPTHGQVSPLEFIPLAEDSGLIIPIGLWVLQQACQQIEVWRRQGLGHLTIAVNLSPVQLSHEGFYATVMQQVKGIEFVATSLCLEITESILVDDLSRVSAILSKFRSKGVKIALDDFGTGYSSLNYLKDLPLDVLKIDKTFIDNFEQGDTEKEITRTIVSLAHILRLDVVAEGVETLDQFGYLREIGCNKVQGYYVSRPIPADEIGPFLQALEMT; encoded by the coding sequence GTGGACAGTCTTGCGCATGAGGATCATAAATGGGATATACCCCAACTGTTCCAGGAATTGTTTTTGGAAACGAACGATATTTTATGGTTTCTCGATGGTTGTAGTGGAAAGCTGTATCTTTCCCGACAATTTTATGTTATGAACGGTTATACACAGGAACAAGAGCAGACTATTCGTTTGATTGAAGACTTTTATCCCTTAATTCATCCAGCGGATCGCAAGCAAGTTGCTGAAAGTGTTGAGAAATTGGTTCAGCGTCTCACCCCAAAGTTAGCGGTTGAATTCCGTATGATTAATCGCCTGGGGAAGATGCGGCATATCTTGATAAAGGGTCATCTGACGGAGCGAATAATGGATGGAGATGCAACCAGTGGAAGCTTATTTGCCTCCGGTACCCTGACCGAAATCAGTGAGCTAAAGCAAAAAGCTAGTCAATTGAATAGGTTGACTTACTTTGATAGCCTGACCCAAATGCCGAATCGCTCCATGTTCACTTATCGGACGACGGTGGCTGTCCAACAGAGACTGGCTGATTCAGGTACTTGTGCGGTTGTTTATATGGATCTGGATAACTTTCAACGCATTAATGATTTATATGGGCAGTATTTTGGGGATGATGTCCTGCAAGCGGCAGGTAGGACGATGACCGAGTTTCTAGGTCCAGAGCTGCTGGTGGCTAGACCGAGTGGCGATGAATTTCTTATCTTATTTTCGGAAATTGAGGGAAAGAAGGCACTTGCTGAACGGATTGAACATTTGCGGCAGCTTATGGCCAGGCCTATGATGGTTCAAGGTCGGGAAATTCAACTGGCTTGTTCTACTGGAGTGGCAATATATCCGGAAGATGGGCATAATGCCGAGGAGTTAATCAAAAATGCGGATGCCGCTTTGCATCAGGCTAAAAAAGAAGGAAAAAACAGGAACGCCTTTTATGAAGTAGCGATTAAAACGGCGCTTATTAAGCGAACTCAAATGGAGAGAGAACTGCACGAGGCCTTGTCAAGAAATGAACTGAGACTACTTTACCAGCCACAACTGGATTTACATAGTGGACAAATCATTGGGGTAGAAGCCTTACTTCGCTGGGATAGTCCGACTCACGGCCAGGTATCTCCGTTGGAATTCATCCCACTTGCTGAAGATTCGGGATTAATTATTCCGATCGGACTATGGGTTTTGCAGCAGGCATGCCAACAGATAGAAGTCTGGCGGCGGCAGGGGCTGGGCCATTTGACGATCGCGGTCAATCTATCTCCTGTTCAGTTGAGCCATGAAGGTTTTTATGCCACTGTGATGCAACAAGTTAAAGGGATAGAATTTGTAGCAACGTCCCTTTGCCTGGAAATAACGGAAAGCATTCTTGTGGATGACCTGTCAAGGGTTTCAGCTATTTTGAGTAAGTTCAGAAGTAAGGGTGTGAAGATAGCTCTCGATGATTTCGGGACCGGCTATTCTTCCCTAAATTACTTGAAGGATCTGCCTTTGGATGTTCTGAAAATTGATAAAACGTTTATTGATAATTTTGAACAGGGGGATACGGAGAAGGAGATCACTCGGACAATCGTGTCTCTTGCCCATATTCTCAGGCTGGATGTTGTCGCCGAGGGCGTAGAAACTTTGGATCAATTCGGTTATTTGCGTGAGATAGGCTGCAATAAAGTTCAGGGGTATTACGTTAGTCGGCCTATACCTGCTGATGAGATAGGTCCCTTTTTGCAAGCGTTGGAAATGACATAG
- a CDS encoding response regulator, with amino-acid sequence MRILIAEDDLTSRKFMQRFLTRYGECDVAVDGLETIDSFLSALKENKPYDLVCLDIMMPKLDGLKALRMIRDIEQEKKIADLERVKVIMTTALNDQKTVLSAYGSGCEAYAWKPIDVQKFTEVLQSLGLIDDKQEMKKE; translated from the coding sequence ATGAGAATACTTATTGCAGAAGATGATTTAACCAGTCGAAAATTTATGCAAAGGTTTCTGACGAGATATGGAGAATGTGATGTGGCGGTCGATGGTTTGGAGACAATTGATTCATTCCTGTCGGCACTTAAAGAAAATAAACCCTATGATCTGGTGTGTCTTGATATTATGATGCCTAAGCTGGATGGTCTGAAGGCTTTGCGTATGATTCGAGACATTGAACAGGAAAAGAAGATAGCGGATCTGGAACGGGTTAAAGTGATTATGACGACTGCCCTGAATGACCAGAAAACTGTCCTGAGCGCTTATGGGAGTGGGTGTGAGGCCTATGCGTGGAAACCCATTGACGTGCAAAAGTTCACGGAAGTGCTACAAAGTCTGGGTCTGATTGACGATAAGCAAGAGATGAAGAAGGAATGA